AGGGCCCACCGGATCGTGCCGTGCGGCTTGAAGGCTGGCGTATTTGCGTGCCACCGCCTCCCAGGTGGTCTTAACTCCCAGCTCCCAGACACGAGCCTCATGTTGTGGTGGCGCTTGTCCGTGCGGAGTTCTCAGGTCGATCGCAGTCCTTGGCGTGCCCTAGCGGGGACGTCTGGGCTGTTCCTTGCTGCACTCAGGCTGACGTGCTGACCCCAGAACCACGCCCGACCCACCCCAAGCCACACCACCCTCGAACGCTCTTGCGGAGCTCTCCCTAGCCCATCGCCGCCTCAgtgccaagctcgacttTACAGAACAGAAGCTGTCGGCATCcacgctcgagctcgcctcCACTCAGCAGGAGCTGCAGAGAGTGCAGAAGCGCGCTGACGGCGACCGCGCGGCTCTCACTGAGCTTCgtcgcgtcgaggacgaccgcGAGGAAGAGCTCGAATGGGAGCGTTCGGAGCGTAAGCGCATCGAGGAGCAGAAGAAGCTCTGTGAACTCGCGCTAGCCGAGTACGCTGCCCTCGtgtccaagctcgacgcccgCGCCATTCCTCCACCCTTGCCACGCCGACGGTCAAACGACATACTCCAGGTTGTGCCCGAGTTTGGGGACGACGGGCCACCAACCCCCAACGAGCCTGCAGACAGAGACGAGAAGTGGCTTGTGGATAATAAGGCGCCCCCGCCTCCTACCAAGGAGCTCAAACCTACACCTCCCTCTGATTACAACGACGATtcggatgacgaggatgatCTCATAGCTATCTCGGGTCCTGAACCGCCAGTTAAGGACAGGCCCAAGCCAGcaactcctcctcctgcttcCCCGGTTCGCATCTCCCCGgcgccaccctcgccgtccaAGGTTACAgacgacgccaagcgcctCTCCACGCCAATTGCCCCTGACGTCAGCAAGCTCTCCGACTCGATCTCcaatcttctcctcgggcAGCGAGGCGTGCACCGCCTATTCCGTGACTTTTCGGCCACTCTCAcggccaaggagacggAGATCCGCGAGCTGCAGAAGCGCGCTGAGGAGCTTGAAGGCGATCTTAGCGCTGtgcgcgagcagctcaTATCCGAGACTGCGCAGCGTGTCGAGGCGGTGTCGGAGCGCGACCGTGCACTGCGTGATGACGCCAGTGCagccaaggtcgtcgagcgctACATGACATTTTCGCAGAAGGCTCACGAGACTGTACACGCCCACTTGGGCCAGCTACGCACCCGCGGAGCAGCAACGCAGGCGTCGCTGCGCACTGAGGCGACAAATCTCCGCCGGCGCCTGCagaccgaggccgaccgTGCAGCGCGCCTCCGTGCTGCTGCGGAGGAGATGgctgaggagctcggcaaggaggcggcaggtcgtcgccgtGAGGTCGCATTACGCCTGCAGCTCATTGCcacggacgaggcgcgctcgcgccgtGCCGAGCAGTGGCTGGACCGcgtgcggcgcgcgcgtgagCCCGAAGCTCGGGAGGCATTGAGTGCCCCGGTGCTTGGTgcgctgctcgacgagggtgCTCAGATCCTCTCACCAGTTTCGGTGGTTCCGGAGAAAGCCCCAGGATGGGGCCGTCGCTTACTTGCACGCCGCAAGAGCGTGTCCAAGCCCGACAACAAGGCCTGCGGGGAAGAGGAGTCGATGGCGCGAGTGCTGCTTGCGGAGGAGCTTGTgcagcacctcgtcgacgacctccaaATTGAGACGGAGCGGCGcgttgagctcgagaagcagCGTGTCGAATGGCTCGcgaaggaggctgaggatGGGGTGCCGCCTGAGGGAGGACAGGGTGGCGGCCTGGTCTTCGACGCGGATGACAAGGGCGACAAAGGCGACAAAGGCACGGAGGACAAGACCAAGGGGGCGGAGGCAAAGGAAGAGGCAAAGGACGACTCTACCGCCATTAAGGAGGCTGAACAGGAAGGTGTCAAAGCGGACGAGCCCCAAGCTGGAAGCGATaccgccgacgaggccgtTCCCGTCCCGTCTCCGTCGCCGACTCCAGCACCGCCACACCTCGACGAACTCAGCGCCATGTTTGACCCTCTGGTTGAGGCATATTCTCCCTTCCAGAAGTCGCTGCATGACCAGGCCGTCTCGCTCGGGGCGCTGCGCGCCTCACTCCCCGATCTCGTCAGCGTGGCAGCCAAGAAGGGTCCGctgcgcgccctcgccctccgccCGGCCAGCACCGCGCGCGACGATCTCCTCTCCCTGCTGGACGGGCTGCACGAGGTGATTGAGGATGCGCGTGTCGATGCCGAGATCGCAgtggccgacgaggaccgcGTCTTCCACGGCTTCGCGGCGCTCTTGGGCGTCGGAGCGAGTGGGATAGTGCAAGCGTCGTCTGTTCTACGCGACGCAAGAGTCTACGTGGACGGACGGGgcatcggcgtcgtcgatTCATCCACAGGCAGCGAAGGCGATTCTGAAGTAGCGGACACGCAGCTGGGACGCCTCTCCGCCCGCGTCGGTGACATCGAGCACGACCTAGCTCTCATCAAGCGCACGCTGCACGAGGCTGAGGGGATGGACGCGCcgaccgacgacgagccgaAGGAAAAGCGTCGCAAGAGCGTGTgggccctcctcccgctccgAACGGTgtcggccgaggccgccaaaCCCTTCCCACCCTCGCTCGTCCCCCTCGTTGAGGACAgcaacgacgacgcgcccATGCGTAAGGTCTCGCTCCTGTCGACCGTCGGACGCAGCTTCTCGTCCAGCGTCGGCGTGGCGGCAACCAACGTCGCCGGTGCGCCGCGCAACGTCTCCAATCTCGCTGGTGGGCTGTtccgacctcgccgcgggACCGTGtcggagaagaaggaggaggagcgtgagGGAGAAGTCGAGTGAGCCTGTTAGAGACATTCTATGTCGACGGGATAGATGCATCTGTGCCTGTACCAGTTCGGACAAGCTCAGAGCCTAGAGGAAGCTATACGGGCATAGGGCTAGAGACGCATTCGGGATCGTTTCTGGTGATACGCATagctcgtcctcgaagCAAATGTATACGTTTGGAAAGAAGACACTGCGGATTTACTCCCAGTGCCGAGCCACTCGATGCTCTGCGCCTGCACTTGGACTGGGCTCTGAGCATATCCGCATGTTCATCGGTGAGCTGGTACATAGCCGTACTAGTACTACATCTATCACTAGTTGTTGGAGAAGCTCTGCGAGTTGTGCACGACGCGCTTCTGCCTGCTGAGTCGCCAGtcgtccttggtctcggcGAACCGGTCGAACAGGGGCTCAATCTTCTCACcctgcttgcgcttgcTGATCTTattggcgtcggcgaccttgAAGAAAGTCGGCGCGACCTCCTGCAGCCACTTGGGCTCGATCACCGTCACCTGGTGCATGTACTCCTTGGCCGTGAGGATGAGCGTGTAGTAGATACACCACTCTGGCTGGCGCTGGAACAGCGCACTCGAAGGATGGATCGAGACGGGCGTGCTCTCCACGAGCGTCTTGTATCCCTCCATTGggtccttcttggccgcaTTCCTGAAAAAGCCACTGCAAATCGCCATGCGGACTCGGTTATAGTCGGTGCTGCACGATACCAGGTCGTGCTTGTACCGGTCCATGATGCCCACCAGCTGCTTGCGGACGTTTTGGGCCGTGATCATCGCGCGCTCGTGGATAAAGTTCTCATAGCACCACGGTTTGGAAAAGTTGGACGCCTTCCATCCGTTGTACACTGCCAGGAGGGTGAGCAGGTCGCCCTCTGGCTGGTGGAAtttggccttcttggcgtcTGCTTGCGCTTGCTTCTCCTTTGGCCGGTAGAAGATCTGTCCGCCGGCCTGGAGCATGGCGACGATCGtgagcgcctcctcggaACATCCATAGTCGACACTCTTGATGAGCATCTTGCATAACGGAGGGTCGAGGGGGAAGTCGGCCATCTTGCGACCCACGCGCGTGAGGAGAccctcatcgtcgagcGCACCGAGAGCGTacagcgcctcgagcgccatcAACATTGTTGCGGCTGGCGGGGGGTCCATAAAGTCAAAGTTGATAAGGTCGTTTACACCCATCGCTTTGAGCGTGAGAATCGTTGCTGCAAGATTGGTGCGCTGGATCTCGGGAATCGGATTTGGCAACATCTCGTTGCGGAACGCCAACTCGGTGTACAAGCGGTAGCACTTGCCCGGACCGGTACGCCCCGCGCGGCCTGCTCGCTGCCGCGCCTGGGCCTGTGAGATGGGTGTGACGATGAGCGAGTCCATGCCGAGCTTGGGGTCGTAGGCGTTCTGCTTGGCAAAGCCCGGGTCAATGACATAGTAGATGCCGTCGATGGTGATACTCGTCTCGGCAATATTCGTTCCGATGATGCACTTACGCGCGCCGGGTGGAGGGGGGTCGAAGATGCGGGACTGCAtcgcgctcggcagcgCCGCGTACATTGGCAGAACCAAGAGTTCTGGCACCGCCGGTCCGAGCGCCTGGATTCGCTCGGACAGGATCTCGCATGACGTGTCGATCTCCTCTTGTCCtgtgaggaagaggaggatgtcACCCGGCGGCTCCATAAGATGGATCTGAAGGATGGTGATAAGTGACGCCTCGAGGTAGTCACTTTCGGGCTCCTTGGTGTACAGCACCTCGACGGGGAATGTGCGGCCGGGGATGGTGAAGATCGGGCATCCGTAGAAGTATTTGGCGAACTTTTCTGCGTCAAgtgtcgccgacgtgcaGATCAGCTTAAGGTCAGGGCGCCTCTTGCACGCCTTCTTCATCAGGCCAAAGAGGACGTCGGTTGCGATCGTGCGCTcgtgcgcctcgtccagcaTGATGACGCTGTACTTGGTCGCGTCcgggtcgacgagcagctcaCGCAGCAGCATTCCGTCCGTCATGAACTTGATTTTGGTCTCGGGTGACGTCACGTCCTCGAAACGAACGTTGTATCCGACctgggcgccgaggcgacACCCGACCTCCTCAGCGACACGCTTGGCAACACTAACAGCGGCAACTTTACGCGGCTGTGTGCAACCCAAGCGTCCGTTTCCGAGCAtaccctcctcggcgaggtactGCGCCATCTGTGTCGTTTTGCCGGACCCCGTGTCGCCGACAACAACAAGAATTTGGTTCTCCTTGAGtgccttgacgagctgatCGCGCAGCTTGTAAATGGGTAGAGCGCGCCGCTGCTCCTCAATGCTCAGGCTCGTGATGCGACCGAACGTCACCACCCCCTTGTTTGCCGACTTCCAAGTGGGCTtgggctgctgctgcccaCGCAGGTCCGAGGCGAATTGCCGGTCGCCAGGTTGGGCCATCGGGTCAAGCCATGGCTGCGTGACATTCTTGGCCTGcttgtccatctcgtcgttgGCCTCTAAGCGACGAatctcgcgccgctcgcgcgcctgtTCTCCACCCGCAAGGGCAGCGCGATTCAGCGACCCGTCTGGCGCCTTGATAATCTTTACCGGCGAGATGTCGAGTGTGACCTTGGTCTGGCCTGCCAGGAACGCCGGCTCCTTCTCGCTGACCTcaatgtcgacgtcctgctcaacctcctcgcggtCAGGGTTGTTAAAGTCGTCATCAAGGTCGGGGTAGTCGGCTGCGCTGACGGCACCGGACGCGATCAACTGCTTGATCTCGAACCGTTCGGGACTCGAAAGTCGCTTCGCACTCCCAGTCACGCGCCGGTCTCCAGACATTGCCTCGGGCACGGGCTCGCCACGCCCGTGCAATGGCGCCGCGTTGGCGCCAGTGCCTATCCGCGCCGCCATGCGCTGCCGATCCgccgccatctcctccgcTGACCGCTCGCGCATGTGCGGTGAAAGATCCTCGCCAGTGGTCTGGTCGACGTCCTTCATGCTCAGCCCGATCTTTGACCCTGTGATTGACATAACCTTGACCTTCACGCGCTGACCCCGCTGGATTCCCTCGTTGGCCGTCTCGAGTCTCGCACCGGTGATGTTGGACACGTGTACAAGACCCTCCTGGCGCCCGGCGACGCCTTCCAACGCGACAAACCCGCCAAAGTCACGGACGTTGGAGACGGTGCCGTTGTAGATCTTGTACAGCAGCGGCcggtcgtcgaggccagGTCGCCCACGGCGCTCATCCCTCGAGTCGCGCGGTGGTCCTCCGCGCCCAGCCCATCCGTTGTCTCGTCCTGCGTACCCGTTATCACGCTCGTACCCGCGGTCACGGTCGTATCCCCGATCCCGGTCCCCGCGGCCATAGTCGTTCCGTGGCCGCTTGGAACTTGGCTCGCCGTCCATATAGTCGTCTGCGGCAGGTCGtccacgccgcgccgccacagACTCGAGCTGCTTCATGGTGCTGTCCACCAAAAAGTCAGGaacgacctcggcgccctcctTGTTCTCGCGCTCTCGCAGGTAGTCGTCTTCGCTCTTCCACCCCTGGTCGGGCATCGCGAGTCCGGGGAACTTGCGCGCTTGCAGAGCCTTGGCAGTGTCACCGCCGGCACCGACATTCTTTCCCGcagcagccttggccttggccttggcagccttgcgcttgtACTTTGGGTGTTGCGTGACGATTGTGCGGTCGAGCTTCTTCATAAAGTCGTCGCTGAAGTTGGCGTTCAACTTGTTTAAAGCGTTCACAAAGTCGGCATAGTTTCCCTTGCTCTTCTCGTGCGTCTGACGTTAGTCGAGTGTAGAGAGAGAGGACACCCACAGAGATGACAAACTCGGCGACAGTCTTGTCCTGGACTCTGGTTTCATTGAAGATGTCTTGAGAGATGCGCGAGACGAGCgagaggagctcgagcttgtaCAGCTCCTTGTCTGTTCCCTTGTTGGCGCTCATCTTTGCGGTGTTGCTTGGTGACGAGTCGACGAGACGAGCCGATTGATCAATGGAAATGGAGAGACACCAACAGTGGCCAACATTCAGTTGAGTGGCAACTTAGCAGCAGCTTGACAGAGGTAGCGGAAGCAAAATTCCACATGGTTGTACATAATCAAAAATGATGGGTTGGCTAtggtggaggtcgtcctGCTACGATCTGGAGACTGCTAACGGCTACGGAATAACGTCTGCTCCTTTTGTTTAGGCGTCGGTGACACAGCCCTGCGATGCGTCCGAAACAAGGCGGGCGTACTTGAGGAGAGTGCCCTGGGTGACCTTGAGAGGAGGCGCGACCCActtctccttgcgcttggcaagctcggcctccgACACGTCAAACTCGATGGagttggcctcggcgtcaatGCTGATGACATCGCCGTcctggacgagggcgatgggGCCGCCGACCTGTGCCTCGGGCACAACGTGGCCAATGACGAAGCCGTGAGAGCCACCCGAGAAGCGGCCGTCGGTGATGCATGCGACGTCGTGGCCGAGGCCAGCACCCATGATGAGCGAAGTGGGCTTGAGCATCTCGGGCATGCCCGGGCCACCCTTGGGGCCGAGGTAGCGGAGGATGACAACCGTCTTCTGACCCTGCTTAATCGAgccttcctcgacggccttgacgaacgagtcctcgtcgtcgaagaCGCGAGCCTTGCCCGTGAACTGCaggccctccttgcccgTGATCTTGGCAACGGCACCGCCCGGCGCAAGGTTGCCACGCAGGATGCGGATGTGGCCCGTTGCCTTGATGGGGTTGGACACGGGGCGGATAATGTCCTGGCCCTCCCACAGCTTGCCGTGCTTGTCCATCCATTCTTCGCAGTTCTCCCCGAGCGTCTTGCCCGTGACGGTCATCTCGCCACCCGTCATCAGCCCCTCCTTGATGAGGTAGTGGATGACGCTGGGGGTGCCGCCGATCGTGTACACGTCCTCCATGACATACTTGCCCGAGGGCTTGAGGTCGGCCAGGAACGGCACGCGGTCCGAGACGCTCTGGAAGTCGTCGATGGtaagctcgacgccgaccgaacgcgcgatggcgagcaGGTGGAGGACGGCGTTGGTCGAGCCACCGAGCGCCATGGTGAGGACCATGGCGTTCTCAAACGCGGCGCGGGTCATGATGTCGCGGGGGAGAATGTTCTTCTCAAGGAGGTTGACCATGGCGTCACCGATGCTGTCGCactcctcgagcttctccttgtATTCGGCGGggaacgacgacgacccgGGGAGGGCCAtgccgagcgcctcggTAGCCGACGCCATCGTGTTGGCAGTGTACATGCCGCCGCACGCACCGGGGCCGGGGCAAGCGTGACGGATCGTGTCGTAACGGATATCCTCAGCCTCAGGAGTCTGGCCCTCCTGGAGGTAACGGCCGTAAGCCTGGAACGCCGAGACAATATCGACAATCTCCTCGGGGCGGCCAGTGTTGCCGCCACCACAGTGGCCGGGGCGGATCGTACCGCCGTACACCATGAGGCCTGGGCGGttgaggcggccgagaccCATCAGCACACCGGGCATGTTCTTGTCACAGCCTGGGATGACGACCATGCCGTCGAGCCAGTGGCCACCGGCGGCGGTCTCGACCTGGTCAGCGATCAAGTCGCGCGACTGCAGCGAGTAAGACACTTGTGTGAGCTACCCACATAAAGGTGACTTACTGCCGCGTGTTCCCATCGAGATACCGTCCGAGACACCAACGGTGCCGAACTGGTAGCCGgtgacgccggcgcgctgGAGCGACTGCTTGATGCGCTGTCCAAGAGCCAAGATGTGGCCGTTGCATCTGCTGTTAGACGATCTGCCCGCCCAAAGCTCCCAAAGCTCCCAAAGCTCACGGGTTACCCTCGTACCTGCGGTCAGTCACCGCAATGTCAATCCCGGGTAGGCACTTACCACACCGACGCGACACCGACCAtgggcttggcgaggtccTCAATGTTGTCGATGCCATCAGTGGCGTAGAGCATGGCCTTTTGTCAGCGCCGCATTTCGGAGTGGCCCACCTGGGAGGCACCCTGTGACTTGGGCTGGGTGATGACCTTGGAGTAGCGGTTGAggccggccttggcggcggtgctGGCCGAGGTGGATAGGTGGCGCTTAGCCTGGCGCTGGTTTGCGCGGAGGACGTTTGAGCCGATCATGGTGGGGGGGTGAGTttgagagggagaggtgtGAGTCGAGAAAGCCTTTTGTTAAATCAAGTAAATCGGTTTCGGTGATGTTCGAAGCCGGTAAAGTGACTTTGGGTTGATCGATTTCAACTCGGCCGAGTCCTAAACTGTCCTGAACCGTGAACCTGACCCGTTTTCATCCAAAATCCTAGGCCACGACCAGAGTTGAACAAACGTCTTCAACCAATCCACTTGAAGCTCGGAGTCAGCCGTTACTTACCTATATTACATAAAATTCACGTGGGGAATAGGCGTCTGTTGCCTTTCTCATATAGGTTTGCCTAAGCCTTTGGAAATTAGGCCTGTCAACCCTCGTGGCAGCGCGTCACGATCGACGGGTCTGTGTTACAGGCGTGGAGGCAAGGTCATCTACAACGACCAACTCAACTATACAACATTCAAacatggaggaggagcccgaCACCCCATCCCTCGTGGAGCTCCTCCAacgcaccgccgccgaccagcACCTCTCCGCCCCCGATCTTTCCACCCCTGCAGCCCAGGAATATCTGGACGCGCTCCAGGCGCTTCCACTCAAGGCGCTCCTGGCAGAAGCAGGGGCGATCACAGATGCCGcaggcggcgtcgagggcgagctcacCAACCTCTGTTATCGCGAATACCCGACCTTTATCAGCGTGCACAAATGTTCTGCGGCCGTCACCAGCGCGTTCGACGACTTCTCAAGCTCCCTGGGACGGCTACTTGACGCGGTGCCCGCACTTGAGGACGAGTGCCGTACCTTTGTGCGCGGTACGGCGAGGATGCAGGATGCGCGGGCCAAGGCAGTCCTTGTACAGGAACACCAGGACAAGCTGttcgacctccttgagaTCCCGCAGCTTATGGACACGTGCGTCCGCAACGGATACTACCAGGAAGCTCTCGAGCTCAGCGCACACACCGATAGCTTGCTAAAACGCTATCCCGGTGTAGAGCTGGTACATGATgtcgccaaggaggtcgatggAGTGCTCCAGCTCATGCTCtcccagctcctcgccctaTTGCGCGAACCGATTAAGCTCCCCGCCTTAGTCAAGACTGTTGGATacctgcgccgcctctccATTatcggcgaggacgagttaGGCCTCGCGTTTCTGGTGTCACGCCTGTCCAATTTTAGGACACAGCTCGGCGCtcttgagcgcgaccgACCCGATCCAGTGCGTTATGTGCGCAAGTACGTCGACCTGTTCCGCGAGCACGTATTCGACATCATCTCCCAGTTCAGCGCCATCTTCGAGGGCGCCAGGGGCGCCGCACAACTCGCCTCCTTTGCGGGACAGTgtgtcgacgagctcgtgtCCGTCGTCGCAACGAACGTGCCCAAGATGAAGGACGCGGCGTCTTTGTCCTCCATTCTGGTCCAGCTGGGATATTGTGCGCTAGCCTTCGcccgcgtcggcctcgacttTTCTGCGCTCGTGACGGACCCTTTCGCCGATGCAGTTTCTTCAGCCTTCGGCGGCGCCATCACCGACGCAACGAAGAGCCTCGCCATGGCGCTTGCGCAGGCCGAGAAAGGCTCCGGTAGTCCTGCCTCGGCCCTCCTGGCGCCTGAGGCGCTGCCagcc
Above is a genomic segment from Cutaneotrichosporon cavernicola HIS019 DNA, chromosome: 1 containing:
- the ILV3 gene encoding uncharacterized protein (Dehydratase family); the protein is MIGSNVLRANQRQAKRHLSTSASTAAKAGLNRYSKVITQPKSQGASQAMLYATDGIDNIEDLAKPMVGVASVWYEGNPCNGHILALGQRIKQSLQRAGVTGYQFGTVGVSDGISMGTRGMSYSLQSRDLIADQVETAAGGHWLDGMVVIPGCDKNMPGVLMGLGRLNRPGLMVYGGTIRPGHCGGGNTGRPEEIVDIVSAFQAYGRYLQEGQTPEAEDIRYDTIRHACPGPGACGGMYTANTMASATEALGMALPGSSSFPAEYKEKLEECDSIGDAMVNLLEKNILPRDIMTRAAFENAMVLTMALGGSTNAVLHLLAIARSVGVELTIDDFQSVSDRVPFLADLKPSGKYVMEDVYTIGGTPSVIHYLIKEGLMTGGEMTVTGKTLGENCEEWMDKHGKLWEGQDIIRPVSNPIKATGHIRILRGNLAPGGAVAKITGKEGLQFTGKARVFDDEDSFVKAVEEGSIKQGQKTVVILRYLGPKGGPGMPEMLKPTSLIMGAGLGHDVACITDGRFSGGSHGFVIGHVVPEAQVGGPIALVQDGDVISIDAEANSIEFDVSEAELAKRKEKWVAPPLKVTQGTLLKYARLVSDASQGCVTDA
- the PRP22 gene encoding uncharacterized protein (Helicase associated domain (HA2) Add an annotation) encodes the protein MSANKGTDKELYKLELLSLVSRISQDIFNETRVQDKTVAEFVISTHEKSKGNYADFVNALNKLNANFSDDFMKKLDRTIVTQHPKYKRKAAKAKAKAAAGKNVGAGGDTAKALQARKFPGLAMPDQGWKSEDDYLRERENKEGAEVVPDFLVDSTMKQLESVAARRGRPAADDYMDGEPSSKRPRNDYGRGDRDRGYDRDRGYERDNGYAGRDNGWAGRGGPPRDSRDERRGRPGLDDRPLLYKIYNGTVSNVRDFGGFVALEGVAGRQEGLVHVSNITGARLETANEGIQRGQRVKVKVMSITGSKIGLSMKDVDQTTGEDLSPHMRERSAEEMAADRQRMAARIGTGANAAPLHGRGEPVPEAMSGDRRVTGSAKRLSSPERFEIKQLIASGAVSAADYPDLDDDFNNPDREEVEQDVDIEVSEKEPAFLAGQTKVTLDISPVKIIKAPDGSLNRAALAGGEQARERREIRRLEANDEMDKQAKNVTQPWLDPMAQPGDRQFASDLRGQQQPKPTWKSANKGVVTFGRITSLSIEEQRRALPIYKLRDQLVKALKENQILVVVGDTGSGKTTQMAQYLAEEGMLGNGRLGCTQPRKVAAVSVAKRVAEEVGCRLGAQVGYNVRFEDVTSPETKIKFMTDGMLLRELLVDPDATKYSVIMLDEAHERTIATDVLFGLMKKACKRRPDLKLICTSATLDAEKFAKYFYGCPIFTIPGRTFPVEVLYTKEPESDYLEASLITILQIHLMEPPGDILLFLTGQEEIDTSCEILSERIQALGPAVPELLVLPMYAALPSAMQSRIFDPPPPGARKCIIGTNIAETSITIDGIYYVIDPGFAKQNAYDPKLGMDSLIVTPISQAQARQRAGRAGRTGPGKCYRLYTELAFRNEMLPNPIPEIQRTNLAATILTLKAMGVNDLINFDFMDPPPAATMLMALEALYALGALDDEGLLTRVGRKMADFPLDPPLCKMLIKSVDYGCSEEALTIVAMLQAGGQIFYRPKEKQAQADAKKAKFHQPEGDLLTLLAVYNGWKASNFSKPWCYENFIHERAMITAQNVRKQLVGIMDRYKHDLVSCSTDYNRVRMAICSGFFRNAAKKDPMEGYKTLVESTPVSIHPSSALFQRQPEWCIYYTLILTAKEYMHQVTVIEPKWLQEVAPTFFKVADANKISKRKQGEKIEPLFDRFAETKDDWRLSRQKRVVHNSQSFSNN